TGCGGATGACGACCTTGCGGCGCCGCTCCTCCGGGTCCGGGTAGAGGCGGGCCAGCTCCTGGTCCAGCTGCCGTTGCAGGTTGCGGGTATAGGTGGCGATCCAGACCGGCGCGCCGTTGCGCTCGGCCCAGAGGCTGGCCGGCGCCACATAGCCCAGGGTCTTGCCGGTGCCCGTGCCGGCCTCGGCCAGCACCAGCTGCGGCTCGCCCGGCACTTCGCGCGGCGCGAAGGCCATGCTGGCGGCACTGGCGAAATCGCCCTGGCTGGGGCGCTGCTCGGCGCCTTCGCCCAGGATTTCCGCGAGCCTGGCGCGGGCTTCGGCGGCGGTGACGGGCAGGTTGGCAGGGGGCGGGGGCGGGGCGACTTCCTCCCATTCCGCCAGGGTGCGCCAGACCTTCAGCCCGTCATTGCTGCCGCGCGCCTGCGGCTGGCCCAGGGCCGCCAGCACCGAATCCGCCCAGGGCCAATGGGCGGCATCCCGCAGCCGCGCCGCCAGCATGGCCGCATCGCGGTTGGGCTGGGCGCCACGGGCGCGGGCCAGGCGGCGGAGGATTTCGGTGGCGATCTCCGGCAGCAGGGCGGCGGCGGCTTCGGCATCCTCCGGTGGCGGCAGGTCGAGCGCGATGGCCAGGCCGCGCGGCGTGGGCGCCGCCGGCTGGGCCGGCAGGGCGAAGGCGAAGAGCTCCAGCAGGTCATAGGCGCCGGGGATGGAGGCGATGCCCAGGCGCTTGGCCATGGCCGGCGCATGCACCAGCATCGGCGGGCCGAGTTCCTCCAGGGCCTCCACCGCCTGGCGGGCGGGCAGGGTGGAGAGTTCGCCATCCGGCGTCAGCAGAACGGCGGCGCCATGGGTGGCGGCGATCAGCGCGGGCGCGGCGGGCAGCAGCAGGCGGGGGGGCTGGGGCGGCGGAGGCACGCGCTATCCTAGGGGCAAAAGGCGAACGAGGCCATGATGAGCCGCTCTGCGGAATGCGTGCGTTGACCATGCGCCCTGGCGCTGGCATGGGGCGGGGCATGAGCGCCGATCCCACCCTCCGTACTGTCAAGGCTTGGCCCTTCGAGGAAGCCGCCAAGGTCGCCGATCGCATGGCGGCCACCGGCAAAAAATCGGCGCTGTTCGAGACGGGCTATGGCCCCTCGGGCCTGCCGCATATCGGCACCTTCGGCGAAGTGGCCCGCACGACCTGGGTGCGGAACGCCTTCACCCGCATGACCGGGCTGGAGAGCCGGCTGATCGCCTTCAGCGATGACATGGACGGGCTCCGCAAGGTGCCGGACAATGTCCCGAATGGCGACATGCTGCGCCAGCACCTCGGCAAGTCGCTGACCGCCATCCCCGACCCCTTCGGCACGCATGAGAGCTTCGGGCACCACAACAACGCCCGGCTGCGCAGCTTCCTGGACGAATTCGGCTTCGAATACGAATTCGCCTCCTCCACCGATTATTATAGGTCCGGCCGCTTCGATGCCGCCCTGCAGCGGATGCTGGAGGCGCATGAGGAGGTGCGGCAGGTGATCCTGCCGACGCTCGGCCCCGACCGCCGCGCCACCTATTCCCCCTTCCTGCCGATCCACCCCAGGACGGGCGTGGTCATGCAGGTGCCGATGGAGGAGACGCGGCCGCAGGACGGCACCGTGGTCTGGCGCGACCCCGAGACGGGCGAGCGTTTCGAGACGCCGGTGACGGGGGGGCACGTCAAGGCGCAGTGGAAGGCGGACTGGGCGATGCGCTGGTTCGCCCTCGGCGTCGATTACGAGATGTCGGGCAAGGACCTGATCGACAGCGTCAAGCTCTCCTCCGCCATCTGCCGGGTGCTGGGGGCGGAGCCGCCGGCCACCCTGACCTATGAGCTCTTCCTGGATGCCAATGGCCAGAAGATCTCGAAGTCCAAGGGCAATGGCCTGACCATCGAGGAATGGCTGCGCTACGCGCCGCCCGAGAGCCTCGCCTATTTCATGTATCAGCAGCCCGGGCGCGCCAAGCGGCTGCATTTCGACGTGATCCCCCGCGCCACGGATGAATATCTGCAGCAGCGGGAGAAGCTGCGGGCCAGCCCGGACCCGGCCAACCCGGACTGGCATATCCATGGCGGCGAGGTGCCGAATACGCCAGAGCCGCCGCTGACCTTCGGCATGCTGCTGAATCTCGTCACCGTCTCGGCCGCCGATACGCCGGAGCGGCTGTGGAAATTCGTGCGCAACTACGCGCCGGAGGCGACCCCGGAGAACCAACCGCTGCTTGGGCAGTTGGTGAATTATGCCGTTGCCTATTCCCGCGACTTCATCCTGCCCAGCCTGCGCCCGCGTGCGCCGACGCCGGAAGAGCGGCCCTCCTTCGAGGCGCTGGTGGACCTGTTGAAGCAGCACCAGGCGGAGATCGAGGCGATGCCGCCCGGCCTGACCCAGGCCGAGTTCATCCAGACCCTGGTCTATGACGCCGGCCGCCGGGACCCCTTCCTGGTGCCGGCCAAGGATGGTGGGCGGCCGGGTGTCTCGCGCGGCTGGTTCAGCGCGCTCTACCAGGTGCTGGTGGGCACCGACCAGGGGCCGCGCTTCGGCTCGGTGGCCGCCGCCTATGGCATCCCCGAGACCATCCGGCTGGTGGAGGAAGCGCTGGCCCGGCCATCCGAACCTGACACGGCATCCGGGGCCGGTCAGGCGTGAAGCCGGTGCTGGCCCTGCTGCGGCGGCATGGGCCAACGGCCTTCGGCCTGCTGCTGCTGGCCGGCGCCATCTATGTGGTCCAGAAGGAGTTCCGCCACCTCTCCATCGCCGATATCACCGCGGCGGTGGAGGCGGTGCCGGCCCGCACCCTCTGGATCGCCGGCGGCTGGACGCTGCTCGCCTATGCGGTGCTGACGGTCTATGACCGGCTGGGCTCGGTCTATGCCGGCAAGCCTGTCAGCTATCTGCGTACCTCCCTGGCCTCCTTCTGCGCCTATACCCTGGCACATAACCTGGGGGTCGCGGCCGTCTCCGGCGCTGCGGTGCGCTACCGCTTCTATGCCGCCTGGGGGCTGACGCCGGTCGAGATCGCCAAGGTCATCGCTTTCACCAGCCTGACCTTCGGGCTGGGCGGCATGGCACTGGGCGGGTTGGTGCTCATCCTGGAGCCGGACATCCTGCCCTGGTTCCGCGACCATCTGCCTTTCTGGGCCATGCGGGGCCTGGGCGTGCTGCTGCTGCTGGTGGTGGCCTGCTACCTGGTCCTCTCCCGCGTGCTGCCGCATTTCACCGCCTTCGGGCACAAGATCGATCTGCCCGGCTTCCGCATGGCGCTGGGGCAGACGCTGCTGGCGGTGGTGGACGTGGTCGTCACCACCATGATCTTCTACGTGCTGCTGCCGCCGGCGGAGGGGCTGAGCTTCACCCTGTTCCTCGGCATCTATCTGGCGGCCTATTCGGCCGGGCTGGCGGCGAATGTGCCGGGGGGGCTGGGCGTCTTCGACACCGTGGTCCTGGTCTCGTTGCAGCCCTTCGTGCCGGCGCCGCAGGTGATCGGGGCACTGTTCCTCTTCCGGCTCTACTACTACATCGTGCCGCTCTTCATCGCCGGTCTGCTCTTCGCGGGATTCGAGCTGAGCCAGCGGCGCCACCTGCTGACGAATCTCGGCACCGAGGCGCGGGTGGCCGATGCGCTGGAAGTGCCGGCCCTCTCCGGCCTGACGGCCCTGATGGGCATCGCCCTGCTCTTCATCGGCGCGCTGCCCTCCTATGGCACCCGGCTGGCGTTATGGGCGGGGGAATGGGCGGCGCTGGCGAGCCATTTCGCGGCCTCCGTCATCGGTTCCCTGCTGCTGGTGGTATCCTATGGCATGCTGCGGCGCCTGCGGATCGCCCGCAACAGCGGCATCATGCTGCTGCTGCTGGGTGCCGCGGCAGTGGTATTGAAGGGCAAGCCCTGGTGGCTGGTGGTGGTCTTCCTGGTGCCCGCCGGCCTGCTGGCGAGCATGCGGACCGCCTTCTACCGCGATGCCCGCCTGACCGGGGAGCCGCTTTCGGCCAGCACGGTCATCTCCCTGACGGCCTGCATCTTCTGCGCCCTGCTGCTGGCCAGCGTGGCCGGGACCGGGCCCGTGACGGATATGCCCTGGTGGATTGTGCCCTTCTCCTCCGACGCGCCGGCCTCGCTGCGTCTGGCGGTCGGAGTGGCAGGGGTGCTGCTGCTGGTGGCGGTGCTGCGGCTGCTGCGCCCCTCCCGCCTGGTGGCCGCACCGTATGACGAGGCGGCGCGGGCCCGGCTGGCGGAACTGGGCGCCGAGGTGCCGGAGCTGGCGGACGGCGCCATCCTGGTCGATGGCGCCGGCTTCGCCTTCCGCAAGCTGGACGGCGTCTGGGTCGGCCTGGGCGACCCGGCGGGGCAGGAGGAGCAGGCGCGCATCACCGCCCTCTGGCGCTTCCGCGATATCTGCGAGCGCAACGGCGTCAGCCACGCCTTCTGGCATGTGGGGCCGGGGATGCTGCGCGCCTATGAGGATAGCGGGCTGGCGGCGGTGATGCTGCCGGATGGCGGCTATCTCGTCTCCAATGCCGAAGGCGACCCGCGCGGGCTGCTGGAGCAGA
This genomic window from Roseomonas marmotae contains:
- a CDS encoding lysine--tRNA ligase produces the protein MSADPTLRTVKAWPFEEAAKVADRMAATGKKSALFETGYGPSGLPHIGTFGEVARTTWVRNAFTRMTGLESRLIAFSDDMDGLRKVPDNVPNGDMLRQHLGKSLTAIPDPFGTHESFGHHNNARLRSFLDEFGFEYEFASSTDYYRSGRFDAALQRMLEAHEEVRQVILPTLGPDRRATYSPFLPIHPRTGVVMQVPMEETRPQDGTVVWRDPETGERFETPVTGGHVKAQWKADWAMRWFALGVDYEMSGKDLIDSVKLSSAICRVLGAEPPATLTYELFLDANGQKISKSKGNGLTIEEWLRYAPPESLAYFMYQQPGRAKRLHFDVIPRATDEYLQQREKLRASPDPANPDWHIHGGEVPNTPEPPLTFGMLLNLVTVSAADTPERLWKFVRNYAPEATPENQPLLGQLVNYAVAYSRDFILPSLRPRAPTPEERPSFEALVDLLKQHQAEIEAMPPGLTQAEFIQTLVYDAGRRDPFLVPAKDGGRPGVSRGWFSALYQVLVGTDQGPRFGSVAAAYGIPETIRLVEEALARPSEPDTASGAGQA
- a CDS encoding lysylphosphatidylglycerol synthetase family protein — protein: MKPVLALLRRHGPTAFGLLLLAGAIYVVQKEFRHLSIADITAAVEAVPARTLWIAGGWTLLAYAVLTVYDRLGSVYAGKPVSYLRTSLASFCAYTLAHNLGVAAVSGAAVRYRFYAAWGLTPVEIAKVIAFTSLTFGLGGMALGGLVLILEPDILPWFRDHLPFWAMRGLGVLLLLVVACYLVLSRVLPHFTAFGHKIDLPGFRMALGQTLLAVVDVVVTTMIFYVLLPPAEGLSFTLFLGIYLAAYSAGLAANVPGGLGVFDTVVLVSLQPFVPAPQVIGALFLFRLYYYIVPLFIAGLLFAGFELSQRRHLLTNLGTEARVADALEVPALSGLTALMGIALLFIGALPSYGTRLALWAGEWAALASHFAASVIGSLLLVVSYGMLRRLRIARNSGIMLLLLGAAAVVLKGKPWWLVVVFLVPAGLLASMRTAFYRDARLTGEPLSASTVISLTACIFCALLLASVAGTGPVTDMPWWIVPFSSDAPASLRLAVGVAGVLLLVAVLRLLRPSRLVAAPYDEAARARLAELGAEVPELADGAILVDGAGFAFRKLDGVWVGLGDPAGQEEQARITALWRFRDICERNGVSHAFWHVGPGMLRAYEDSGLAAVMLPDGGYLVSNAEGDPRGLLEQMQQA